Genomic window (Ruminococcus flavefaciens AE3010):
AGGGCTTGTTCTTTCGCTTGTCGCCGTAGTACTCGATGTCCACTACAGGCGGCATATCTATCTCGTCCCTGCTCACGGCAGCAATGAAGTTGTCAGCCTGAGTTTCGCCTGCGCTGTCGAAGCTGAAAAAGTGATACGCCGACACCTTTATGCCCGTGCCTGCGGCTCTGTCAAGGTTGCGCCTTACGGACTCGTCGGTGTGACCGCTGCCCTCGGTAGCCTTTATAAAGGCGAAGGAAACGTTCTGTGCTTCAAGCTCCTGCCAGTTGATGTCGCCCTGATAGTTGGAGACGTCAACTCCGAAAACGGGATATTTATTCCTGTTTACTTCAGCTTTTGAGACAACCATACTGCTCAGCGCTGTAGCTGCAAGGAGTGAAGTTCCCACTATAGAGCACAGGATCTTTCGTTTTAAGGTATTCATACAGTCAGCAGCACCTTTCGGGGCTCAAAATGACTCCGAGAGGGAGTGCCGAGCCAAAAGTCATACTCTATTATAATAAACTAAAATGCGGAAATAGTCAAGAGTTTTCGTGAAATTCAGTAACAGAACCGAGAACTAAGAGCTGAGAGCTAAGAAATAAGAGGAAAAGCAGACAATAAAAAAACGGCGGCGTGTTGACAAACGGGCGGTAAAATGATATTATTTATTCAACAAAATAACATGGGAGGCTCATATCGTGGACTTTGAAGAGGAATATAAGCAGAAAAGAACGCAGATGAAAAAGATAAAAAAAGAAGACACAGAGATACTTATAGTATTTGCGGCGAATGTAGCTATGTCGCTGTGGATGCTGGTGGCGTTTGTACTAACGTTTAACAAGGCAGCGCTCCTGACCGCAGTGCTTGGGCTGGCTGCTTCGGTGGTCGGCTTTCTCAGCGTATACAGGAAGGATTCAGCTCTTGCCATAGCAGCAGGAGTGCTTCTCTTTGCGGAGATATCAGCTCTGTTCTTTTCTGATGGTATTTCGCTCTTGGGAATTTTGGAGATAGGCGTATTCGGGTGGTTTGCTGCCAGAAACTTTATGAATATAAAGAAATACAGGTGGCTCGAACAGCAGGACGGCTTTCCGCAGTTTGAGCCTAAGCTGAAAGAGTACGACACGAACAAGGCTCAGCGGGATACAAAGGACCCATATGCTCGGAAAATGGAGGAAAGGCAGAAGACCTCCTCGGGCAGCATGGACGAGCTTTGAAGCGCCCTATGGTCGATATAGTGAATATGAAAAAGCAGCCTTATGGGCTGCTTTTATTTATAGTATAGTAAACATCTGCTCTCTGTCGCGGGGGTCGAAGCTCACAAGCTTGCTGCTCTTTTTCGACAGCACAAGTCCGCTTGTACAGTCCACAGGCGTGAGAGTGAAGTGTCCGTCACGGCGGTGAGCGGCGCGGAAAACGCTGCCTATACGGGTATTTACGGGAGTGCCCTCAAGCTCAAAGGTGATACCCTGCTCGGTTATCTTTATTTCAAGTGGCGGGAAGTCCGCAAAGGGACTGCATATCATACCGTCGGCGGCGTAGTGACCGTGGAGAGCGTCCACCCTTGTGTCGCGGTAAAAGCGGTAGAGCAGCGCTGCGACTGCGGCTTCCGTATCGTAAATGCGGCGGGTTATCTCTGCTTCGGGATCGGTGAATAGCTCAGGTATCTCCCTGCAAATAGCCGCAGCATTGAGATTGAGAGCCGATGAGAAGCTGCTTCGCTTGGCAAAGCGGCGGAGCTGCTCGTATCTGATGTGCTGCTGGGGGATAAACTCGGGATACATGGCACGTGCGAGCTCCTCATAGCTTATGTGGATACTGCGCTTGCTTGAAAAATAAGTCATTTTCGCCGCGTGTGGGAGACAGCACATATCCGACAGCATATGGACGGCACGGGCAAGATACACCGCGCCCTCTTTTACGAAGCCGCCGCAGTGCATTGTCAGCGCCATGGTGTAGTCCTCCTCGAACATGGTTCGGGCGCTCTTTGCGAAGAGGTCC
Coding sequences:
- a CDS encoding GH25 family lysozyme, with product MNTLKRKILCSIVGTSLLAATALSSMVVSKAEVNRNKYPVFGVDVSNYQGDINWQELEAQNVSFAFIKATEGSGHTDESVRRNLDRAAGTGIKVSAYHFFSFDSAGETQADNFIAAVSRDEIDMPPVVDIEYYGDKRKNKPSQAEAESILRPLLSRLEAYYGVKPIIYTTLPVYFRYVKGSFSDYPLWIRSVTFEPDLMDWKFWQYSDKGTLTGYDGDEEHIDLNVYNGSEEDFEREFSKSTKKADNTAVSTRKAAT